From a single Nostoc sp. MS1 genomic region:
- a CDS encoding DUF2795 domain-containing protein — protein sequence MFNISLNQLQNNLKTLSYPLSKKSLIKYAEEKGVDEQVLRFLKLLPSRQYESLGDVSNYIDELTITKVNPAQLRKNLQRVNYPLSKKELIKYAEEKGVDEHILRALRSLPSKEYQTVDEVNEAINT from the coding sequence ATGTTTAACATAAGTCTAAATCAACTACAAAATAACCTAAAAACTCTTAGTTATCCACTCAGCAAGAAATCATTAATTAAGTACGCTGAGGAAAAAGGTGTTGATGAGCAAGTCCTGAGATTTTTGAAATTGTTGCCTTCAAGACAGTATGAATCGTTAGGTGATGTCAGCAATTATATTGATGAACTGACTATAACTAAAGTTAATCCAGCGCAGTTACGGAAGAACTTGCAACGAGTTAATTATCCCCTGAGCAAAAAAGAATTGATTAAGTACGCTGAGGAAAAAGGTGTTGATGAGCATATTTTAAGAGCTTTAAGGTCTTTACCATCGAAAGAGTATCAAACAGTAGATGAGGTGAACGAAGCTATCAACACATGA
- a CDS encoding P-II family nitrogen regulator, which translates to MSDSGTTLEPAVLITIIGETVLKDRIVKLLKSHNVSGYTISQVQGEGGHGRRLADLAGYNTNIQIKTVVSLEVSDEILCALKEDHGKHALIAFRHNIEGFY; encoded by the coding sequence ATGTCAGACTCAGGCACTACCCTAGAACCTGCTGTTTTAATCACTATCATTGGTGAAACAGTCTTAAAAGACCGTATTGTTAAACTACTAAAAAGCCATAATGTAAGCGGCTATACCATTAGTCAAGTGCAAGGTGAAGGTGGACACGGAAGACGATTGGCAGATTTAGCAGGCTACAACACTAATATTCAAATCAAGACAGTAGTGTCATTGGAAGTATCTGATGAGATCCTTTGTGCGCTAAAAGAGGATCATGGTAAGCACGCTTTAATCGCTTTTCGACACAATATAGAAGGTTTTTATTAA
- a CDS encoding rhodanese-like domain-containing protein — translation MKLLKRSVDGLRNIALSLIQYLISSKFGNISQITTAEFAKWLLDSIKPQPLILDARSQVEYDVSHIKTAVRVDPIAPDFTALLSVSHNRPIVVYCSVGYRSAKIAQQLKNLGFPQVFNLSGGLFQWTNEGRPIFQDDTTPATLVHPYDAIWGNLLKSQYRNKLNNIH, via the coding sequence TTGAAGCTTCTTAAACGCTCTGTTGATGGATTGAGAAATATAGCGCTAAGTTTAATTCAATACTTGATTAGTAGTAAGTTTGGAAATATAAGTCAAATTACTACAGCAGAATTTGCTAAGTGGCTATTAGATTCTATAAAACCGCAGCCGTTGATATTAGATGCACGTAGTCAAGTAGAATATGATGTCAGTCATATCAAAACAGCAGTACGTGTTGATCCCATTGCACCAGATTTCACAGCATTATTATCAGTTTCACACAATAGGCCAATAGTTGTATATTGTTCAGTTGGTTATCGTAGCGCCAAGATAGCCCAACAATTAAAAAATCTAGGATTTCCCCAGGTTTTTAATTTGAGTGGTGGTCTTTTCCAGTGGACAAATGAAGGGCGACCTATTTTTCAAGATGATACAACACCAGCAACCTTGGTTCACCCCTATGACGCAATATGGGGAAATCTACTCAAATCTCAATACCGTAACAAATTAAATAATATTCATTGA
- a CDS encoding TIGR04283 family arsenosugar biosynthesis glycosyltransferase, translating into MSQVSIVIPTLNEAVSLGRTLRQLTLLNPPAKEVIVVDGGSEDETIAIAKQHFELFHPVTDTQVIFSQRCGRSIQMNYGASFATGDILCFLHADTSVPDDLVAVIQNTLAEPKVTCGGFISLMTGTQTTRWGISLHNYLKTYYAPLLFRPHLFFRGLRLLFGDQVMFCRRTDFLECGGFNEELPIMEDGDLCLKLVHKGRIALVNRIVQSSDRRVAHWGSWKATAIYLYIGVLWGIGVDANYLKKFYQDIR; encoded by the coding sequence ATGTCTCAAGTTTCGATTGTCATTCCTACCTTAAATGAAGCAGTGAGTTTAGGACGGACTCTGCGCCAACTAACTTTACTTAACCCCCCCGCAAAGGAAGTAATAGTAGTAGATGGTGGTAGCGAAGATGAGACAATAGCGATCGCCAAACAACACTTTGAGTTATTTCACCCAGTCACAGATACACAAGTTATCTTCTCTCAGCGCTGTGGACGTTCTATCCAGATGAACTACGGAGCATCATTTGCTACAGGAGACATTCTGTGCTTTCTTCACGCAGATACTTCGGTTCCCGATGACTTAGTTGCTGTCATCCAGAATACTCTAGCAGAACCAAAAGTTACTTGTGGCGGATTTATTTCCCTGATGACAGGGACTCAAACCACGCGCTGGGGTATTTCCCTACACAATTACCTCAAAACCTACTATGCACCTTTATTATTTAGACCTCATTTATTTTTCCGAGGATTGCGCCTATTATTTGGGGATCAAGTAATGTTCTGTCGTCGCACTGACTTCTTAGAGTGCGGCGGATTTAATGAAGAATTACCAATTATGGAAGACGGTGATTTATGTCTTAAATTGGTACATAAAGGACGCATTGCTTTGGTAAACCGCATCGTCCAAAGTTCTGATCGCCGTGTAGCGCATTGGGGTAGCTGGAAAGCAACCGCCATCTATCTCTACATCGGAGTTTTATGGGGAATTGGTGTTGATGCTAATTATCTCAAAAAGTTTTATCAAGATATTCGTTAA
- a CDS encoding RNA recognition motif domain-containing protein produces MSVYVGNLSYEATEDTLNAVFAEYGSVKRVQLPTDRETGRVRGFGFVEMGTDAEETAAIEALDGAEWMGRDLKVNKAKPKEDRNSFGGGRGSFGGRNRY; encoded by the coding sequence ATGTCAGTGTATGTAGGCAATCTTTCTTATGAAGCTACAGAAGACACTTTGAATGCAGTTTTTGCAGAATATGGCTCTGTAAAGCGTGTTCAGTTACCTACTGACCGTGAAACAGGTCGTGTACGCGGTTTTGGTTTTGTGGAAATGGGTACAGATGCAGAAGAAACAGCTGCAATCGAAGCACTAGATGGTGCTGAATGGATGGGACGTGACCTTAAAGTTAATAAGGCTAAACCTAAAGAAGATAGAAATTCATTTGGTGGTGGTCGGGGAAGCTTCGGCGGACGTAACCGTTACTAA